One genomic segment of Ricinus communis isolate WT05 ecotype wild-type chromosome 5, ASM1957865v1, whole genome shotgun sequence includes these proteins:
- the LOC8258417 gene encoding leucine-rich repeat receptor protein kinase EMS1 has product MNSAEQIAYDFILSLLAITLVILGLVLIFFCRKKPVESEETLSVKVSAPTYSLTDIDAATDGFNHRRIVGTGHLGTVYAAVILPRQQLVAVKRIHPSLVLSNPGFGFSSILKTLSLAQHSNIVPILGFSQAPGERIIVTEFVGMASLDFYLHENSDGGSLLDWSRRLRIGAGAASGMQYLHEGMAPNVVHGCFKASNVLLDVKFCPRVCDYGLYFLAPNEKRGLAGYVDDEYWSQTGGGGPCKASDVYGFGVVLLELLTGRRSEGGLLVKWALPLIKEMKFSELLDPRLALPSDMNQIIRLSKVASACVSNSRKNRPTIVQVAAILNSLESEICT; this is encoded by the coding sequence atgaATTCTGCTGAGCAAATTGCTTATGATTTTATCTTGTCTCTTCTTGCAATTACTCTTGTCATCCTTGGTCTGGTACTGATCTTCTTTTGTAGAAAGAAACCTGTAGAATCTGAAGAAACACTTTCGGTCAAGGTTTCTGCACCGACATATTCATTAACAGATATTGATGCTGCTACTGATGGCTTCAATCATCGCAGAATTGTTGGTACAGGTCATTTAGGGACAGTATATGCAGCTGTAATATTGCCAAGACAACAGCTAGTAGCTGTTAAAAGAATACACCCATCTCTTGTTTTAAGTAATCCTGGTTTTGGGTTCTCTTCGATACTCAAAACTCTTTCTTTAGCTCAACATTCTAATATAGTGCCTATATTAGGGTTCTCTCAAGCTCCTGGTGAGAGAATCATTGTTACGGAATTTGTTGGTATGGCtagtttagatttttatttgcatGAAAATTCTGACGGCGGTTCATTATTGGATTGGAGCCGGAGACTGAGGATCGGCGCCGGTGCAGCTAGTGGGATGCAATACTTGCATGAAGGGATGGCACCAAATGTCGTACATGGGTGTTTTAAGGCATCAAATGTGCTATTAGATGTGAAGTTCTGTCCTAGGGTTTGTGATTATGGGCTCTATTTTTTAGCACCTAATGAGAAGAGAGGGCTAGCTGGATATGTGGATGATGAGTATTGGAGTCAGACTGGTGGCGGTGGACCTTGTAAAGCAAGTGATGTTTATGGGTTTGGGGTAGTTTTGTTAGAGCTTTTGACTGGTAGAAGAAGTGAAGGGGGGCTACTTGTTAAGTGGGCGTTGCCTTTGATTAAAGAAATGAAGTTTAGTGAACTTTTGGACCCTAGACTTGCATTACCTTCTGATATGAATCAAATTATAAGACTGTCAAAGGTTGCTTCAGCTTGTGTAAGCAATAGTAGGAAAAATAGGCCTACGATTGTTCAAGTAGCAGCAATTTTAAACAGTTTGGAGAGCGAGATATGTACATGA